One genomic region from Tachysurus fulvidraco isolate hzauxx_2018 chromosome 14, HZAU_PFXX_2.0, whole genome shotgun sequence encodes:
- the c14h12orf43 gene encoding protein CUSTOS yields the protein MMSERDGSSSEDENTDRIKEAVWSFGSETDIKAGDGGKHTHSKRLKVSEHEQDGNQLQTTPEFRSHVAKKLGAVLDSMICEVFRENPDCKPALCEHTHDETDDGFRLFSTSLPGNWREESKQAPPPKRRPAPSSSDSDSEMESRLREAAVSVSDLLPSSSTVRRQEDERTDAGVRDEESAEPKKKKKKNKRKVDPEMEEDDSVALGDGAVSQEESREKKKKKKKVKE from the exons ATGATGAGTGAACGTGACGGCAGCAGCAGTGAGgatgaaaacacagacaggattAAAGAGGCGGTGTGGAGTTTTGGATCTGAAACAGACATTAAAGCAG GTGATggagggaaacacacacacagtaaaag ACTGAAAGTGTCTGAACATGAACAGGACGGGAACCAGCTGCAAACTACACCAGAGTTTCGCTCTCACGTCGCTAAGAAGCTTGGAGCCGTGCTAgacag tatgATCTGCGAGGTTTTCAGAGAGAATCCTGACTGTAAACCCGCgctgtgtgaacacacacatgatgaaACTGATGATG GTTTCCGACTTTTCTCCACATCGCTTCCTGGTAACTGGAGGGAGGAGTCCAAACAAGCCCCGCCTCCTAAACGTAGACCAGCACCCAgctccag tgaCAGTGATAGTGAGATGGAGTCGAGGCTGAGGGAAGCGGCAGTGTCTGTATCAGACCTGCTTCCTTCCTCCTCCACAGTGAGACGACAGGAGGACGAGAGGACAGATGCTGGAGTGAGGGATGAGGAGAGTGCTGAAccgaagaaaaagaagaagaagaataaaaggaaAGTTGACCCAGAGATGGAGGAGGATGACTCAGTAGCACTGGGTGATGGAGCTGTCAGTCaggaagagagcagagagaagaagaagaagaagaagaaggttaAAGAATGA